A window from Telopea speciosissima isolate NSW1024214 ecotype Mountain lineage chromosome 8, Tspe_v1, whole genome shotgun sequence encodes these proteins:
- the LOC122670956 gene encoding regulatory-associated protein of TOR 1-like isoform X1: MALGDLMASQLSQSSMAISNHLDDFSSRDDGDFGGQRRDSETASNSSGNAAGTTTTSMAYLPQTVVLCDLRHESFEACVPSGPSESGLVSKWRPKDRMKTGCVALVLCLHISVDPPDVIKISPCARMECWIDPFSMAAPKALETIGKTLHSQYERWQPRARYKLQLDPTVEEVKKLCNACRKYAKSERVLFHYNGHGVPKPTTNGEIWVFNKLGQSYTQYIPLPVNDLDSWLETPSIYVFDCSAAGNIVNAFIERQDWNSSGSSGSSLKDCILLAACEAHETLPQSDEFPADVFTSCLTTPIKMALRWFCSRSLLRDTLDHSLIDRIPGRQTDRKTLLGELNWIFTAVTDTIAWNVLPHDLFQRLFRQDLLVASLFRNFLLAERIMRSANCSPISYPMLPPTHQHHMWDAWDMAAEICLSQLQSLVEEPNAEFQPSPFFTEQLTAFEVWLDHGSEQKKPPEQLPIVLQVLLSQCHRFRALVLLGRFLDMGPWAVDLALSVGIFPYVLKLLQTTAIELRQILVFIWTKILALDKSCQVDLVKDGGHIYFIRFLDSLDAYPEQRAMAAFVLAVIVDSHRRGQEACIKADLTHVCLKHLQLAAPHEAQTEPLLLQWLCLCLGKLWEDLLEAQIIGLQADAPIICIPLLSEPQPEVRASAVFALGTLLDVGSDSPRDGVGGDEECDDDEKLKAEINIIKSLLNVVSDGSPLVRAEVAVALARFAFGHNKHLKSIAAAYWKPQSNSLLSSLPSLASMRSPSGGYTNSSQYMQHGSTIPTQIGPVMRMGSDSISGGRDGRVSTSSPLSTSGIMHGSPLSDDSSQHSDSGILVNESSSNGVINYSRPRPLDGGIYSQCVLAMCSLAKDPSPRVASLGRQILAIIGIEQVVTRSLRFGGGSFRQGDATSTPTPNLAGLARSSSWFDMNGGHLPLTFRTPPVSPPRQNYLPGMRRVCSLEFRPHLLNSPDSGLADPLLGSSGTPGTSERSLLPQSTIYNWSCGHFSRPLLTAADDNEEILSRREEREKIALDRITKCQHSSVSKLSNQIASWDTKFETGTRTALLQPFSPVVVAADENERIRIWNYEETTLLNSFDNHDFPDKGISKLCLVNELDDTLLLVASCDGNIRIWKDYSLRSKQKLVTAFSSIQGHRPGVRSVNAVVDWQQQSGYLYASGEISSIMLWDLDKEQLVNSIPTSSESSVSALSASQVHGGQLVAGFVDGSVRLYDIRTPEMLVCATQPHTQRIERVVGIGFQPGFHPAKIVSASQAGDIQFLDVRNHTDAYLTIDAHRGSLTALAIHRHAPIIASGSAKQLIKIFSLGGEQLGTIRYYPTFMAQKIGSVSCLTFHPYKVLLAAGAADSLVSIYADENSQNR; the protein is encoded by the exons ATGAAGACTGGGTGTGTGGCACTTGTTTTGTGTTTACACATTAGTGTTGATCCACCAGATGTAATTAAAATCTCTCCGTGTGCCAGGATGGAGTGCTGGATAG ATCCTTTTTCTATGGCAGCTCCGAAGGCACTTGAAACAATTGGTAAAACATTGCATTCTCAGTATGAAAGATGGCAACCCAGG GCTCGCTATAAGCTTCAGCTTGATCCTACTGTGGAGGAAGTGAAGAAGCTCTGCAATGCCTGTCGCAAATATGCCAAGTCTGAGAGAGTGCTCTTTCACTATAATGGCCATGGTGTCCCCAAACCAACCACAAACGGTGAAATTTGGGTCTTCAATAAG TTGGGTCAGAGTTATACGCAGTACATTCCTCTGCCAGTCAATGACCTGGATTCCTGGCTGGAGACACCATCAATATATGTTTTCGACTGCTCTGCTGCAGGAAATATTGTCAATGCCTTTATAGAG CGCCAAGATTGGAATTCTTCTGGTTCCTCTGGATCTTCCTTGAAGGACTGCATTCTTCTTGCGGCTTGCGAAGCACATGAGACTCTTCCTCAGAGTGATGAATTTCCTGCTGATGTGTTCACATCTTGCCTGACGACACCAATCAAGATGGCACTAAGATG GTTCTGCTCACGTTCGTTACTGCGTGATACTCTTGACCACTCTCTCATAGACAGAATTCCTGGCCGCCAAACTGACCGGAAAACTCTTCTTGGGGAACTGAACTGGATTTTTACAGCAGTGACTGACACAATTGCTTGGAATGTCCTCCCGCATG ATCTTTTTCAAAGGTTGTTCAGGCAAGACCTGCTAGTTGCTAGTCTGTTCCGGAACTTTTTACTTGCGGAGCGGATTATGCGGTCTGCAAACTGTTCTCCAATTTCATATCCAATGTTACCTCCAACTCATCAGCATCATATGTG GGATGCCTGGGACATGGCTGCCGAAATTTGCCTTTCTCAGCTTCAGTCATTGGTTGAGGAACCTAATGCAGAATTTCAG CCAAGTCCTTTTTTCACGGAGCAGCTGACAGCTTTCGAGGTGTGGCTTGACCATGGATCTGAGCAGAAAAAACCACCAGAGCAGTTGCCAATTGTTCTTCAG GTTTTGCTTAGTCAATGCCACCGATTTCGGGCACTTGTACTTCTTGGAAGATTCCTCGACATGGGACCTTGGGCTGTTGATCTG GCCCTTTCAGTTGGAATATTCCCGTATGTACTCAAGCTACTGCAAACAACAGCAATTGAATTGAGGCAAATTCTTGTTTTCATATGGACAAAGATCCTTGCTCTTGATAAG TCATGTCAGGTTGATTTAGTAAAGGATGGCGGTCATATATACTTTATAAGGTTTCTTGATAGCCTGGATGCATATCCAGAACAACGTGCAATGGCTGCATTTGTTTTAGCTGTCATTGTTGATAGCCATAGACGTGGACAGGAAGCCTGTATCAAAGCCGATCTGACACATGTGTGCTTGAAACATCTTCAACTTGCTGCTCCTCATGAAGCACAAACTGAGCCATTGCTTCTTCAGTGGCTTTGTCTCTGTCTAGGAAAGCTGTGGGAGGATTTACTGGAGGCACAGATAATAGGTTTGCAGGCAGATGCACCAATAATATGTATACCGTTATTGTCAGAGCCCCAACCTGag GTTCGAGCTTCTGCTGTTTTTGCGCTGGGTACCCTTCTTGATGTTGGATCTGATTCACCCAGGGATGGGGTTGGAGGTGATGAGGAATGTGATGATGATGAAAAGCTTAAAGCTGagataaatattattaaaagtCTTCTAAATGTAGTTTCAGATGGAAGCCCACTGGTTCGGGCAGAGGTTGCTGTAG CTCTTGCACGCTTTGCCTTTGGCCACAATAAGCACCTGAAATCAATTGCTGCTGCATACTGGAAGCCGCAATCTAACTCTCTGTTGAGTTCCTTACCATCTTTGGCTTCTATGAGAAGTCCCAGTGGTGGATATACTAACTCAAGCCAATATATGCAGCATGGAAGTACTATTCCTACCCAAATTGGTCCTGTAATGAGAATGGGCAGTGACAGCATATCCGGGGGTCGAGATGGAAGGGTGTCTACCAGTAGTCCTCTTTCTACTTCTGGGATAATGCATGGGTCTCCATTGTCGGATGATTCATCTCAGCACTCTGATTCTGGAATATTAGTAAATGAGAGCTCTAGTAATGGGGTCATTAACTATTCAAGACCTAGACCCCTTGACGGTGGAATTTATTCTCAATGTGTTTTGGCAATGTGTTCTCTGGCCAAAGATCCATCTCCTCGAGTTGCAAGCCTTGGCCGGCAAATACTTGCCATTATTGGTATCGAACAAGTTGTTACTAGGTCGTTACGGTTCGGTGGTGGCAGTTTTCGGCAGGGTGATGCAACTTCAACTCCAACCCCTAACCTTGCTGGACTGGCACGGTCATCATCGTGGTTTGACATGAATGGAG GTCATTTACCACTGACATTTAGAACTCCTCCTGTTAGTCCCCCTCGACAAAATTACTTGCCAGGAATGAGGAGAGTTTGTTCACTAGAGTTCAGGCCACACCTGCTGAACTCCCCAGACTCGGGGTTAGCTGATCCACTTTTAGGTTCTAGTGGTACTCCTGGGACTTCAGAGCGCAGTTTGCTTCCTCAATCAACGATCTACAATTGGAGTTGTGGTCATTTCTCAAGGCCACTCCTTACAGCAGCTGATGATAATGAAGAGATATTGTCCAGAAGAgaggaaagggaaaaaattgCACTGGATCGCATAACTAAATGCCAGCATTCTT CTGTTAGCAAGCTGAGCAATCAAATTGCTTCTTGGGATACCAAGTTTGAGACAGGTACAAGAACAGCTTTGCTGCAGCCTTTTTCTCCTGTTGTAGTTGCTGCTGATGAGAATGAAAGGATCAG GATATGGAACTATGAGGAAACTACTCTTCTCAACAGTTTTGATAACCATGATTTCCCTGACAAAGGAATTTCTAAACTTTGCCTTGTGAATGAGCTAGATGACACCTTGCTTCTTGTTGCTTCAT GTGATGGAAATATCCGTATTTGGAAAGATTATTCTTTGAGGAGTAAACAAAAGCTTGTAACTGCATTCTCTTCAATTCAAGGTCATAGACCTGGTGTACGGAGTGTGAATGCTGTTGTGGATTGGCAGCAGCAGTCTGGATATTTG TATGCTTCTGGAGAGATATCATCCATCATGCTATGGGATTTGGATAAAGAGCAGCTTGTCAATTCTATTCCAACATCATCGGAAAGCAGTGTCTCAGCATTG TCTGCTTCTCAAGTTCATGGTGGTCAGCTAGTTGCTGGTTTTGTGGATGGTTCTGTCAGACTATATGACATTCGTACTCCAGAAAT GCTTGTTTGTGCAACCCAGCCCCACACACAGAGAATAGAAAGGGTTGTGGGGATCGGGTTTCAACCAGGATTCCATCCGGCAAAG ATTGTCAGTGCATCCCAAGCCGGTGACATTCAGTTTCTAGATGTCAGAAATCACACTGATGCCTACCTCACAATCGATGCTCATAGGGGTTCACTTACAGCCTTGGCCATTCATCGCCATGCTCCCATTATTGCCAGTGGCTCTGCCAAGCAgcttattaaaatttttagCCTTGGAGGAGAACAACTTGGCACCATCCGATACTACCCTACCTTCATGGCCCAGAAGATTGGGTCTGTAAGCTGTCTCACTTTCCATCCTTACAAGGTCCTGCTTGCCGCTGGTGCTGCTGATTCTCTAGTCTCAATTTATGCTGATGAGAACTCTCAAAATAGATGA
- the LOC122670956 gene encoding regulatory-associated protein of TOR 1-like isoform X4, which yields MALGDLMASQLSQSSMAISNHLDDFSSRDDGDFGGQRRDSETASNSSGNAAGTTTTSMAYLPQTVVLCDLRHESFEACVPSGPSESGLVSKWRPKDRMKTGCVALVLCLHISVDPPDVIKISPCARMECWIDPFSMAAPKALETIGKTLHSQYERWQPRARYKLQLDPTVEEVKKLCNACRKYAKSERVLFHYNGHGVPKPTTNGEIWVFNKLGQSYTQYIPLPVNDLDSWLETPSIYVFDCSAAGNIVNAFIERQDWNSSGSSGSSLKDCILLAACEAHETLPQSDEFPADVFTSCLTTPIKMALRWFCSRSLLRDTLDHSLIDRIPGRQTDRKTLLGELNWIFTAVTDTIAWNVLPHDLFQRLFRQDLLVASLFRNFLLAERIMRSANCSPISYPMLPPTHQHHMWDAWDMAAEICLSQLQSLVEEPNAEFQPSPFFTEQLTAFEVWLDHGSEQKKPPEQLPIVLQVLLSQCHRFRALVLLGRFLDMGPWAVDLALSVGIFPYVLKLLQTTAIELRQILVFIWTKILALDKSCQVDLVKDGGHIYFIRFLDSLDAYPEQRAMAAFVLAVIVDSHRRGQEACIKADLTHVCLKHLQLAAPHEAQTEPLLLQWLCLCLGKLWEDLLEAQIIGLQADAPIICIPLLSEPQPEVRASAVFALGTLLDVGSDSPRDGVGGDEECDDDEKLKAEINIIKSLLNVVSDGSPLVRAEVAVALARFAFGHNKHLKSIAAAYWKPQSNSLLSSLPSLASMRSPSGGYTNSSQYMQHGSTIPTQIGPVMRMGSDSISGGRDGRVSTSSPLSTSGIMHGSPLSDDSSQHSDSGILVNESSSNGVINYSRPRPLDGGIYSQCVLAMCSLAKDPSPRVASLGRQILAIIGIEQVVTRSLRFGGGSFRQGDATSTPTPNLAGLARSSSWFDMNGGHLPLTFRTPPVSPPRQNYLPGMRRVCSLEFRPHLLNSPDSGLADPLLGSSGTPGTSERSLLPQSTIYNWSCGHFSRPLLTAADDNEEILSRREEREKIALDRITKCQHSSVSKLSNQIASWDTKFETGTRTALLQPFSPVVVAADENERIRIWNYEETTLLNSFDNHDFPDKGISKLCLVNELDDTLLLVASCKIHCW from the exons ATGAAGACTGGGTGTGTGGCACTTGTTTTGTGTTTACACATTAGTGTTGATCCACCAGATGTAATTAAAATCTCTCCGTGTGCCAGGATGGAGTGCTGGATAG ATCCTTTTTCTATGGCAGCTCCGAAGGCACTTGAAACAATTGGTAAAACATTGCATTCTCAGTATGAAAGATGGCAACCCAGG GCTCGCTATAAGCTTCAGCTTGATCCTACTGTGGAGGAAGTGAAGAAGCTCTGCAATGCCTGTCGCAAATATGCCAAGTCTGAGAGAGTGCTCTTTCACTATAATGGCCATGGTGTCCCCAAACCAACCACAAACGGTGAAATTTGGGTCTTCAATAAG TTGGGTCAGAGTTATACGCAGTACATTCCTCTGCCAGTCAATGACCTGGATTCCTGGCTGGAGACACCATCAATATATGTTTTCGACTGCTCTGCTGCAGGAAATATTGTCAATGCCTTTATAGAG CGCCAAGATTGGAATTCTTCTGGTTCCTCTGGATCTTCCTTGAAGGACTGCATTCTTCTTGCGGCTTGCGAAGCACATGAGACTCTTCCTCAGAGTGATGAATTTCCTGCTGATGTGTTCACATCTTGCCTGACGACACCAATCAAGATGGCACTAAGATG GTTCTGCTCACGTTCGTTACTGCGTGATACTCTTGACCACTCTCTCATAGACAGAATTCCTGGCCGCCAAACTGACCGGAAAACTCTTCTTGGGGAACTGAACTGGATTTTTACAGCAGTGACTGACACAATTGCTTGGAATGTCCTCCCGCATG ATCTTTTTCAAAGGTTGTTCAGGCAAGACCTGCTAGTTGCTAGTCTGTTCCGGAACTTTTTACTTGCGGAGCGGATTATGCGGTCTGCAAACTGTTCTCCAATTTCATATCCAATGTTACCTCCAACTCATCAGCATCATATGTG GGATGCCTGGGACATGGCTGCCGAAATTTGCCTTTCTCAGCTTCAGTCATTGGTTGAGGAACCTAATGCAGAATTTCAG CCAAGTCCTTTTTTCACGGAGCAGCTGACAGCTTTCGAGGTGTGGCTTGACCATGGATCTGAGCAGAAAAAACCACCAGAGCAGTTGCCAATTGTTCTTCAG GTTTTGCTTAGTCAATGCCACCGATTTCGGGCACTTGTACTTCTTGGAAGATTCCTCGACATGGGACCTTGGGCTGTTGATCTG GCCCTTTCAGTTGGAATATTCCCGTATGTACTCAAGCTACTGCAAACAACAGCAATTGAATTGAGGCAAATTCTTGTTTTCATATGGACAAAGATCCTTGCTCTTGATAAG TCATGTCAGGTTGATTTAGTAAAGGATGGCGGTCATATATACTTTATAAGGTTTCTTGATAGCCTGGATGCATATCCAGAACAACGTGCAATGGCTGCATTTGTTTTAGCTGTCATTGTTGATAGCCATAGACGTGGACAGGAAGCCTGTATCAAAGCCGATCTGACACATGTGTGCTTGAAACATCTTCAACTTGCTGCTCCTCATGAAGCACAAACTGAGCCATTGCTTCTTCAGTGGCTTTGTCTCTGTCTAGGAAAGCTGTGGGAGGATTTACTGGAGGCACAGATAATAGGTTTGCAGGCAGATGCACCAATAATATGTATACCGTTATTGTCAGAGCCCCAACCTGag GTTCGAGCTTCTGCTGTTTTTGCGCTGGGTACCCTTCTTGATGTTGGATCTGATTCACCCAGGGATGGGGTTGGAGGTGATGAGGAATGTGATGATGATGAAAAGCTTAAAGCTGagataaatattattaaaagtCTTCTAAATGTAGTTTCAGATGGAAGCCCACTGGTTCGGGCAGAGGTTGCTGTAG CTCTTGCACGCTTTGCCTTTGGCCACAATAAGCACCTGAAATCAATTGCTGCTGCATACTGGAAGCCGCAATCTAACTCTCTGTTGAGTTCCTTACCATCTTTGGCTTCTATGAGAAGTCCCAGTGGTGGATATACTAACTCAAGCCAATATATGCAGCATGGAAGTACTATTCCTACCCAAATTGGTCCTGTAATGAGAATGGGCAGTGACAGCATATCCGGGGGTCGAGATGGAAGGGTGTCTACCAGTAGTCCTCTTTCTACTTCTGGGATAATGCATGGGTCTCCATTGTCGGATGATTCATCTCAGCACTCTGATTCTGGAATATTAGTAAATGAGAGCTCTAGTAATGGGGTCATTAACTATTCAAGACCTAGACCCCTTGACGGTGGAATTTATTCTCAATGTGTTTTGGCAATGTGTTCTCTGGCCAAAGATCCATCTCCTCGAGTTGCAAGCCTTGGCCGGCAAATACTTGCCATTATTGGTATCGAACAAGTTGTTACTAGGTCGTTACGGTTCGGTGGTGGCAGTTTTCGGCAGGGTGATGCAACTTCAACTCCAACCCCTAACCTTGCTGGACTGGCACGGTCATCATCGTGGTTTGACATGAATGGAG GTCATTTACCACTGACATTTAGAACTCCTCCTGTTAGTCCCCCTCGACAAAATTACTTGCCAGGAATGAGGAGAGTTTGTTCACTAGAGTTCAGGCCACACCTGCTGAACTCCCCAGACTCGGGGTTAGCTGATCCACTTTTAGGTTCTAGTGGTACTCCTGGGACTTCAGAGCGCAGTTTGCTTCCTCAATCAACGATCTACAATTGGAGTTGTGGTCATTTCTCAAGGCCACTCCTTACAGCAGCTGATGATAATGAAGAGATATTGTCCAGAAGAgaggaaagggaaaaaattgCACTGGATCGCATAACTAAATGCCAGCATTCTT CTGTTAGCAAGCTGAGCAATCAAATTGCTTCTTGGGATACCAAGTTTGAGACAGGTACAAGAACAGCTTTGCTGCAGCCTTTTTCTCCTGTTGTAGTTGCTGCTGATGAGAATGAAAGGATCAG GATATGGAACTATGAGGAAACTACTCTTCTCAACAGTTTTGATAACCATGATTTCCCTGACAAAGGAATTTCTAAACTTTGCCTTGTGAATGAGCTAGATGACACCTTGCTTCTTGTTGCTTCATGTAAGATTCATTGCTG GTGA
- the LOC122670956 gene encoding regulatory-associated protein of TOR 1-like isoform X2 translates to MALGDLMASQLSQSSMAISNHLDDFSSRDDGDFGGQRRDSETASNSSGNAAGTTTTSMAYLPQTVVLCDLRHESFEACVPSGPSESGLVSKWRPKDRMKTGCVALVLCLHISVDPPDVIKISPCARMECWIDPFSMAAPKALETIGKTLHSQYERWQPRARYKLQLDPTVEEVKKLCNACRKYAKSERVLFHYNGHGVPKPTTNGEIWVFNKSYTQYIPLPVNDLDSWLETPSIYVFDCSAAGNIVNAFIERQDWNSSGSSGSSLKDCILLAACEAHETLPQSDEFPADVFTSCLTTPIKMALRWFCSRSLLRDTLDHSLIDRIPGRQTDRKTLLGELNWIFTAVTDTIAWNVLPHDLFQRLFRQDLLVASLFRNFLLAERIMRSANCSPISYPMLPPTHQHHMWDAWDMAAEICLSQLQSLVEEPNAEFQPSPFFTEQLTAFEVWLDHGSEQKKPPEQLPIVLQVLLSQCHRFRALVLLGRFLDMGPWAVDLALSVGIFPYVLKLLQTTAIELRQILVFIWTKILALDKSCQVDLVKDGGHIYFIRFLDSLDAYPEQRAMAAFVLAVIVDSHRRGQEACIKADLTHVCLKHLQLAAPHEAQTEPLLLQWLCLCLGKLWEDLLEAQIIGLQADAPIICIPLLSEPQPEVRASAVFALGTLLDVGSDSPRDGVGGDEECDDDEKLKAEINIIKSLLNVVSDGSPLVRAEVAVALARFAFGHNKHLKSIAAAYWKPQSNSLLSSLPSLASMRSPSGGYTNSSQYMQHGSTIPTQIGPVMRMGSDSISGGRDGRVSTSSPLSTSGIMHGSPLSDDSSQHSDSGILVNESSSNGVINYSRPRPLDGGIYSQCVLAMCSLAKDPSPRVASLGRQILAIIGIEQVVTRSLRFGGGSFRQGDATSTPTPNLAGLARSSSWFDMNGGHLPLTFRTPPVSPPRQNYLPGMRRVCSLEFRPHLLNSPDSGLADPLLGSSGTPGTSERSLLPQSTIYNWSCGHFSRPLLTAADDNEEILSRREEREKIALDRITKCQHSSVSKLSNQIASWDTKFETGTRTALLQPFSPVVVAADENERIRIWNYEETTLLNSFDNHDFPDKGISKLCLVNELDDTLLLVASCDGNIRIWKDYSLRSKQKLVTAFSSIQGHRPGVRSVNAVVDWQQQSGYLYASGEISSIMLWDLDKEQLVNSIPTSSESSVSALSASQVHGGQLVAGFVDGSVRLYDIRTPEMLVCATQPHTQRIERVVGIGFQPGFHPAKIVSASQAGDIQFLDVRNHTDAYLTIDAHRGSLTALAIHRHAPIIASGSAKQLIKIFSLGGEQLGTIRYYPTFMAQKIGSVSCLTFHPYKVLLAAGAADSLVSIYADENSQNR, encoded by the exons ATGAAGACTGGGTGTGTGGCACTTGTTTTGTGTTTACACATTAGTGTTGATCCACCAGATGTAATTAAAATCTCTCCGTGTGCCAGGATGGAGTGCTGGATAG ATCCTTTTTCTATGGCAGCTCCGAAGGCACTTGAAACAATTGGTAAAACATTGCATTCTCAGTATGAAAGATGGCAACCCAGG GCTCGCTATAAGCTTCAGCTTGATCCTACTGTGGAGGAAGTGAAGAAGCTCTGCAATGCCTGTCGCAAATATGCCAAGTCTGAGAGAGTGCTCTTTCACTATAATGGCCATGGTGTCCCCAAACCAACCACAAACGGTGAAATTTGGGTCTTCAATAAG AGTTATACGCAGTACATTCCTCTGCCAGTCAATGACCTGGATTCCTGGCTGGAGACACCATCAATATATGTTTTCGACTGCTCTGCTGCAGGAAATATTGTCAATGCCTTTATAGAG CGCCAAGATTGGAATTCTTCTGGTTCCTCTGGATCTTCCTTGAAGGACTGCATTCTTCTTGCGGCTTGCGAAGCACATGAGACTCTTCCTCAGAGTGATGAATTTCCTGCTGATGTGTTCACATCTTGCCTGACGACACCAATCAAGATGGCACTAAGATG GTTCTGCTCACGTTCGTTACTGCGTGATACTCTTGACCACTCTCTCATAGACAGAATTCCTGGCCGCCAAACTGACCGGAAAACTCTTCTTGGGGAACTGAACTGGATTTTTACAGCAGTGACTGACACAATTGCTTGGAATGTCCTCCCGCATG ATCTTTTTCAAAGGTTGTTCAGGCAAGACCTGCTAGTTGCTAGTCTGTTCCGGAACTTTTTACTTGCGGAGCGGATTATGCGGTCTGCAAACTGTTCTCCAATTTCATATCCAATGTTACCTCCAACTCATCAGCATCATATGTG GGATGCCTGGGACATGGCTGCCGAAATTTGCCTTTCTCAGCTTCAGTCATTGGTTGAGGAACCTAATGCAGAATTTCAG CCAAGTCCTTTTTTCACGGAGCAGCTGACAGCTTTCGAGGTGTGGCTTGACCATGGATCTGAGCAGAAAAAACCACCAGAGCAGTTGCCAATTGTTCTTCAG GTTTTGCTTAGTCAATGCCACCGATTTCGGGCACTTGTACTTCTTGGAAGATTCCTCGACATGGGACCTTGGGCTGTTGATCTG GCCCTTTCAGTTGGAATATTCCCGTATGTACTCAAGCTACTGCAAACAACAGCAATTGAATTGAGGCAAATTCTTGTTTTCATATGGACAAAGATCCTTGCTCTTGATAAG TCATGTCAGGTTGATTTAGTAAAGGATGGCGGTCATATATACTTTATAAGGTTTCTTGATAGCCTGGATGCATATCCAGAACAACGTGCAATGGCTGCATTTGTTTTAGCTGTCATTGTTGATAGCCATAGACGTGGACAGGAAGCCTGTATCAAAGCCGATCTGACACATGTGTGCTTGAAACATCTTCAACTTGCTGCTCCTCATGAAGCACAAACTGAGCCATTGCTTCTTCAGTGGCTTTGTCTCTGTCTAGGAAAGCTGTGGGAGGATTTACTGGAGGCACAGATAATAGGTTTGCAGGCAGATGCACCAATAATATGTATACCGTTATTGTCAGAGCCCCAACCTGag GTTCGAGCTTCTGCTGTTTTTGCGCTGGGTACCCTTCTTGATGTTGGATCTGATTCACCCAGGGATGGGGTTGGAGGTGATGAGGAATGTGATGATGATGAAAAGCTTAAAGCTGagataaatattattaaaagtCTTCTAAATGTAGTTTCAGATGGAAGCCCACTGGTTCGGGCAGAGGTTGCTGTAG CTCTTGCACGCTTTGCCTTTGGCCACAATAAGCACCTGAAATCAATTGCTGCTGCATACTGGAAGCCGCAATCTAACTCTCTGTTGAGTTCCTTACCATCTTTGGCTTCTATGAGAAGTCCCAGTGGTGGATATACTAACTCAAGCCAATATATGCAGCATGGAAGTACTATTCCTACCCAAATTGGTCCTGTAATGAGAATGGGCAGTGACAGCATATCCGGGGGTCGAGATGGAAGGGTGTCTACCAGTAGTCCTCTTTCTACTTCTGGGATAATGCATGGGTCTCCATTGTCGGATGATTCATCTCAGCACTCTGATTCTGGAATATTAGTAAATGAGAGCTCTAGTAATGGGGTCATTAACTATTCAAGACCTAGACCCCTTGACGGTGGAATTTATTCTCAATGTGTTTTGGCAATGTGTTCTCTGGCCAAAGATCCATCTCCTCGAGTTGCAAGCCTTGGCCGGCAAATACTTGCCATTATTGGTATCGAACAAGTTGTTACTAGGTCGTTACGGTTCGGTGGTGGCAGTTTTCGGCAGGGTGATGCAACTTCAACTCCAACCCCTAACCTTGCTGGACTGGCACGGTCATCATCGTGGTTTGACATGAATGGAG GTCATTTACCACTGACATTTAGAACTCCTCCTGTTAGTCCCCCTCGACAAAATTACTTGCCAGGAATGAGGAGAGTTTGTTCACTAGAGTTCAGGCCACACCTGCTGAACTCCCCAGACTCGGGGTTAGCTGATCCACTTTTAGGTTCTAGTGGTACTCCTGGGACTTCAGAGCGCAGTTTGCTTCCTCAATCAACGATCTACAATTGGAGTTGTGGTCATTTCTCAAGGCCACTCCTTACAGCAGCTGATGATAATGAAGAGATATTGTCCAGAAGAgaggaaagggaaaaaattgCACTGGATCGCATAACTAAATGCCAGCATTCTT CTGTTAGCAAGCTGAGCAATCAAATTGCTTCTTGGGATACCAAGTTTGAGACAGGTACAAGAACAGCTTTGCTGCAGCCTTTTTCTCCTGTTGTAGTTGCTGCTGATGAGAATGAAAGGATCAG GATATGGAACTATGAGGAAACTACTCTTCTCAACAGTTTTGATAACCATGATTTCCCTGACAAAGGAATTTCTAAACTTTGCCTTGTGAATGAGCTAGATGACACCTTGCTTCTTGTTGCTTCAT GTGATGGAAATATCCGTATTTGGAAAGATTATTCTTTGAGGAGTAAACAAAAGCTTGTAACTGCATTCTCTTCAATTCAAGGTCATAGACCTGGTGTACGGAGTGTGAATGCTGTTGTGGATTGGCAGCAGCAGTCTGGATATTTG TATGCTTCTGGAGAGATATCATCCATCATGCTATGGGATTTGGATAAAGAGCAGCTTGTCAATTCTATTCCAACATCATCGGAAAGCAGTGTCTCAGCATTG TCTGCTTCTCAAGTTCATGGTGGTCAGCTAGTTGCTGGTTTTGTGGATGGTTCTGTCAGACTATATGACATTCGTACTCCAGAAAT GCTTGTTTGTGCAACCCAGCCCCACACACAGAGAATAGAAAGGGTTGTGGGGATCGGGTTTCAACCAGGATTCCATCCGGCAAAG ATTGTCAGTGCATCCCAAGCCGGTGACATTCAGTTTCTAGATGTCAGAAATCACACTGATGCCTACCTCACAATCGATGCTCATAGGGGTTCACTTACAGCCTTGGCCATTCATCGCCATGCTCCCATTATTGCCAGTGGCTCTGCCAAGCAgcttattaaaatttttagCCTTGGAGGAGAACAACTTGGCACCATCCGATACTACCCTACCTTCATGGCCCAGAAGATTGGGTCTGTAAGCTGTCTCACTTTCCATCCTTACAAGGTCCTGCTTGCCGCTGGTGCTGCTGATTCTCTAGTCTCAATTTATGCTGATGAGAACTCTCAAAATAGATGA